The DNA window TAGGCTTATTGGACAGCCCTTTTTGATTAAAAATAACATCTAGGTGATTCCGTTGCAAGCGGACGATTTCCACTCTAATCTCCTTAAAATAAATACTCTTTAAACTAAAAAAGAGGCACAATTAGCAGTCCTTTTCCTTATGTGGCATTTGAATGGTTACAGTTGTCCCAGTACCTTCTTTACTTTCAATAAAAATATTACCTCCATGTTCGGTAATTATTTTTTCTGAAATCATCATGCCTAGCCCTGTGCCTTTCACTTTTGTCGTAAAGAATGGATCAAATACTTTCTCAGCAGTAGACATATCCATTCCAATCCCATTGTCCATAATTTTTAGTGTTAGGATTTCCTTTTGATCACTTGTGCAAATGATATTTATTTTTCCGTTATCAGTAATTGCTTCAATTGCATTTTTAATCAGATTAATAAGAACTTGTTTCATCTGGCTTTCTTCTCCAAATATATAAGCGTCCTCTAATAATATCTCTTTAGACAAGACAATTCCCTTTAAATTTAGCTCGGGCTGAAACAACATGCAAATGTCGTCAAGTGTTTTAATAAAGTTATATCGCTTTGATAACCTCGCGTGTGGTTTTGCTAATATAAGAAATTCACTAATTATATAATCAATACGCTCTATCTCTTTTTCAATAAGCATTGAGTATTGATAATACGGCTGTTCTGGATCCTTATTCATAATTTGAATAAATCCAGATATAACAGTCATTGGATTACGAATTTCATGCGCTACTCCTGCAGCCATCTCTCCTGCGATTTTTAGTTTTTCTGATTGTAAAAGCAAATTTTCAGCTTCTTTTTTAAAGCTGATATCTCGGCTTATCACAGAAAGGGCAACTAAGGCGCCTTCATAATCATAAATTGGAGATATTGTGATTTGTGCGTCAAAACAGGTCCCATCTTTTTTCATATCCTTCGTTTCTAGAAAATGATAGCTTGCTCCATTTAAGACTTGTTTCCTTCTAGCTTCTGCATCAAGTTTATTTTGTGGTGAAACTAATGGTACATTTTTCCCTATTATTTCTTCTCTTCTCCATCCGTACAACTCTTCAAATGCGGGGTTTACTTCAATTATTTTATTATCCTTGTCGAATACAGCTATACTATCTTTTGCGTTGTCAAAAAATAACTGTAAATAACTTTCTCTAGAATGTAACTTCTTTCGCATTGATCTATTTTGGTCAGAAAGTCGCGACCAATATTTATTGTCAAAAAGAGTATTAAGTATTGAAGTGGATACTAACATAGTTAATAGAATGATAAAGGCTATAAAATCATCCAGTGTAAAAATATAATTATACGAAGCTTTGTTGAAATATATTAAACCACAGATTTCGATTAATGTAGTGAAGAACAATATTATTCTAGGTAAAATAGAATTGTAAAGGATGGCTATGTAAATCGGGTAAATAAAGAATATTGTCATTACTACACTAACACTATGAATATTCACTATTAATATGTATACGTTTAAACAAGATAGTAAGATGTATTGAATGACCGGCCTTTCTGAATTCCAAAAAAATAAAGTTGCAAGTAAAACTAAATAAATGAGCGCATAATAGATAGTTGATTCACCTTCAAAAAAACGAAGATGACTGATAGTGAAGAGTGTGAAAATTGTAAAAAATAATTTATTCTTTTTCTGATAAATTTTAAAAGTTTCCATATTGCACCTCTTATCTGATAACTCTTACCTATAGTAACGTATTTATTAGTATCTGAATATATAAGATTTTGTTAATATAGAAGAAGGAACTAAAGGAGGATTCAATATGTCATATACATTTCAAGCAAAAGAAACCGTATCCCTATTAAAACAATTAGTGGAAATACCAAGTCCATCAGGATATACGAAGGAAATAATGGATTTTATGGAGAGAATTTTGAAGGAGCTAAATGTCTCTTATATACGTACAAATAAGGGCGCTTTAATTGCTACCATCAAAGGAACAGATGATACAAAGCATCGGCTATTAACAGCACATACGGACACCCTTGGTGCGATGGTGAAAGAAGTCAAAGCTAGTGGAAGATTGAAACTAGCGATGGTTGGAGGGTTCAACTGGAATGCTGTAGAAGGGGAATATTGCACCATACATACTGCGAGTGGAAAGAGGATTCGTGGAACTATATTAATGCATCAAACGACCGTGCATGTATATAAAAATGCGAGTAGTCTTCCAAGAGATGAACAAAACATCGAAGTTCGTGTGGATGAAAAAGTAACAAATGCTGATGGTACGCGAGAATTAGGAATAGAAGTAGGAGACTTTGTCTCATTTGATCCTCGATTTGAAGAAACCAAAACAGGTTTTATAAAATCACGTCATTTAGACGATAAAGCGAGTACTGCGTTGTTGCTACAGCTGATTAAAGCGGTACAGGAAAACAATTGGACATTACCTCATACAACGCATTTTTATATTTCGAACAATGAGGAGATAGGTTTTGGTGGTAATTCCAATATTCCAGAGCAAACAGTTGAATATATAGCTGTAGATATGGGAGCAATCGGAGACGGGCAAACATCGGATGAATATACGGTATCTATTTGTGCGAAAGATTCTTCGGGACCTTATCATTATGAATTAACACGTCAATTAGTTGAACTTGCGAAACAAGAAAATATTGAGTATCAATTAGATATTTACCCTTTCTATGGATCTGACGCATCCGCCGCAATTCGTGCAGGCTTTGATGTAAAGCATGCATTATTTGGCCCAGGAATAGAAGCATCCCATGCATATGAGCGTACGCATATTGAATCGTTAGAAAACACGGCAAAACTGTTGTATGCCTATGTAAATTCGAAAATGGTGTAAGTCATCTAAATAATTCAAGTAAATTTCATAGAATCAGCAAACTTTTATACGATTAAAATCGTTAAAAAACGTGAGCTGGTTCTTTTTTTACTTGTATTTTTGGGCTTAAATCCATATGATAAAAAAGTGAATAAGAAGGAGATATAACGTTATGGACATAAAATTACAAGATGAAATATTAAAAAGAAGAACTTTTGCAATTATTTCCCACCCAGATGCTGGTAAAACAACTATTACGGAAAAGCTTTTATACTTTGGTGGAGCAATTCGTGATGCAGGAACAGTAAAAGGGAAAAAGTCAGGGAAATTTGCAACATCTGACTGGATGGAAATTGAAAAACAACGTGGAATTTCCGTTACATCCTCTGTTATGCAATTTGACTTTAATAATTGCCGTATTAATATTCTCGATACTCCTGGACATCAGGATTTCAGTGAAGATACGTATCGTACGCTTATGGCTGTAGATAGTGCAGTAATGATCGTGGATGCAGCTAAAGGGATTGAGGCCCAGACGTTAAAACTTTTTAAAGTTTGCCGTATGAGAGGAATTCCGATTTTTACATTTATAAACAAACTAGATCGTCAAGGTAAAGAACCTCTTGAACTAATGGAAGAACTTGAAGAAGTGTTAGGAATTCAGTCTTATGCAATGAACTGGCCAATCGGTATGGGGAAAGAATTTTTAGGGATTTATGATCGATTTAATGGCCGTATCGAACAATTCCGAACAGAAGAATCAGAAAGATTTCTTCCATTAAATGAGGATGGGGAACTTGCTGTTGATCATTCGATGAAACAAACTTCTTATTATACACAAGCTATGGAAGACATCATGCTTTTAAATGAAGCAGGGAATGATTTTGATAAAGAAAAAGTACTGGCAGGAGATTTAACGCCTGTTTTCTTTGGTAGTGCCCTAACTAACTTCGGAGTACAAACCTTTTTAGAAACATACTTACAATTTGCACCGACTCCACAGCCTCGAATGACGGAAAATGAAGAGGAAGTAAATCCTCTCAATGAAGATTTTTCCGGATTTATATTTAAAATACAAGCAAATATGAATCCAGCACACCGAGATCGTATTGCTTTCGTACGCATCGTTTCTGGTAAGTTTGAGAGAGGGATGACTGTAACGCTTGCACGAACAGGCAAAACGTTCAAAGTGACTCAATCTACTCAGTTTTTAGCAGATGATCGAGAAACAGTAGATATTGCTGTAGCTGGTGATATTATTGGACTTTACGATGTGGGGAACTATCAAATTGGTGACACGGTTGTTGGGGGGAAAAAAGCATTTAATTATGAAAAACTTCCTCAATTTACACCCGAAATGTTTGTAAAAGTAACTGCCAAAAATGTGTTAAAATCAAAGCATTTCCATAAAGGAATCATGCAGCTTGTTCAAGAAGGTGCGATTCAATATTACAAGACACTGCATACAGAAGAAGTTATATTAGGAGCAGTTGGACAGCTTCAATTCGAAGTATTTGAGCATCGTATGAGAAATGAATACAACGTCGAAGTTCGAATTGAACCGATTGGATCAAAAGTAGCTCGTTGGATTGAAAATGAAGAAGATGTAAAAGAATCTATGACTGGTCCAAGAAGTATGCTTGTGAAAGATCGTTATGATCAATTTGTGTTCTTATTTGAAAATGAATTTGCGACTCGTTGGTTCCAAGATAAATACGAGCATATTAAATTGTATAATCTTCTATAATCTACAAGAGGCTAACTTTTTTTATAAAAGTAGCCTCTTTTTTACTCATTAACTATCCAGACACCGGCATTTTTTGAGCGCATCATGAAAATGTACCTGACATCAATCTACTAAAAAAACAAAGCCTAAATAAAGGCTCTGTTAAACGATAGTGTTGTTACCAGCCTAATATCCGCTTGCTTTCCGCGGACGAACTGCCAAGCCTTCAATCCGTTACCACATGGATGTGGCGAATATTGGACTTAAGAAAAATAATTAACACTGATTTCTTAAACTTGTAAATAGAGCATATGACAATCCAGTGTTTCAGGTATTTTGGAGAAAAAGATCGATTTGTTGATTTCCGTTGCAGGCGGACGCTTTCCGCGGGCGGTCCGTGAGCCTCCTCGTCGCAAGCTCCTGCGGGGTCTCACCTGGACGCTCTTTTCCCGCCGGAGTCGCCGCCTTCCACTCCAATCACCATAAAGAAAAATGCAGTGGATTGTATACAAGGTAAGGTAGAGGAGATGGACCGGTTAGCTAGCAAGAATCTTAAAGAAGAGCATTTCTGCTAATTTTTTTGCTGGTAAAAGAGTATATGACCAAAAAATAGTTAGCATCTATTGTATAGAGGAGCACTAGTGCTCCTGAAATTGCATCTTCGGGTGCTTCCTTTATGAGTTGGAAAGCATCTTTTCACTCATTATCCAAAAAGATCTTAACCTTTTTCGTACTGTTGAAGGAGGGCGACGGACGGACAAACGCCATAAGATTACCGAGAAAAGAGATGCTGGTCGTGACGTCAGTCACGACCAGCATCTCTTAAAAATCAATAGGTAATGATATAGCAATAAGTCGTCCAAAGACCTCCGAAAACGATGCAAAACAGGTTTTGTACTTAGATTGCGCTTGCGCTTTTCTAAAGTGAGGGCAAGTTCAAAACGGAGAAACTCCCGAAATGATAGAATCACCTCTTAAATAGTAATATACCTATAAAAAACCAATTTTCTCACTGCTTTCGAAATTATAAATTTGAACTCTTGCTTTCTAGGGCATATGATAGAAATAGCAAATAAGAAGGTGGTCCCTAAAGATGAAAATAAGTGATTTTTCCATAAAAAGGCCGGTCTTTACAACCGTTATAATGTTTTTAGTTATCATTTTGGGCGGAGTGTCTTTTTTTAAAATTCCTATCACTTTAATTCCCGATTTAAATCCCCCAATTGCCGTAGTGGTAACGAATTATCCAGGGGCAAGTCCTGTAGAAGTAGATGAAAAAATTACAAAGCCTTTGGAATCATCTTTAAGCACACTACAAGGAATTAAAAATATAAGTAGTACTTCTCAAGAAGGTGCTAATTTCATTCTCCTAGAGTTTGATTGGTCAACAGATATGGATAATATTCAGTTAGATGTTATGCAAAGAATTGACAACGTCCCAATTCCTACTGGAGCAGACAAGCCTAGATATTTAAAGTTTGACCCGGCACAATTTCCAGTCATTCAGTTATCACTTAGATCAGCAGATACTGAAACGGATATTCGTTTGATTGCAGAGCAATTAGAAAAAGAATTAATAGGCACTGAAGGTGTTGCCAGTGTAAATATTTCTGGATCCCTCGTGGAAGAAGTACAAATTTTATTGGATCAAGAAAAGTTACAAAGCAAAGGACTTACACAAAATGATATTGTTCAATTGATCCAAGCTAATAATATTTCACTTCCAGGGGATCCAATTGAAACAGAAGATAAAAAATCTTTAACTACTCGTATTATAAGTACTTTAACGTCTATAGATGACATTAAAAACTTAGTCGTTTCTGTAAATCCACTTGATGGGAAAAAGGTAACTATTGCGGATGTTGCAACTGTTCAACTGACCGAACAAGAGAGAAATTCGGAAACAAGAGCAAATGAAGAACCTGCCGTATTATTATCTGTTTTTCAAGAATCAAGTGCGAATACTGCCAGTGTGTCCTCGGCCTTTGAAGAAGCTTTAAACAAGCAATTAGAAAAAGATTCGTTTAAAGGTGTTACAGCAGATATTTTGTTCGACCAAGGTGACTATGTCAAACTTGCGATTAATAATATTGGTTCAACACTTATCTCAGGTGGTTTATTGGCAATGGTTGTACTATTTGTTTTCTTAAGAGGAATCAGAAGTCCAATTATTATTGGTGTTGCAATACCTTATTCTGTTATTGTGACGTTTGTTTTAATGTATTTTGCAGGTTTTTCATTAAATATTATGACACTAGGTGCTCTTGCACTGGGAATTGGAATGCTTGTAGATAACTCTATTGTGGTTATTGAAAACATTGAGCGTCATTTAAGTTTAGGGAAAAATCCAAAAGAAGCAACTTTTACGGGGACTAAAGAAGTGATTGGTGCTATTACGGCTTCCACATTAACAACCATTGCGGTTTTTGTACCTGTCGTATTTCTTTCGGGTTTGATTGGTCAAATTTTTACGGAATTTGCTTTAACTATTTCATTTAGTTTAATTGCTTCATTAGTTGTAGCAATTACTGTAATCCCGATGATGGCAAGTAGAATGCTCAAAAAGCCAAAAGGAAACGTCGAAGCGAAGAGACGCAGATCCAAAACTTATAATAATTTTGAACGATCTGTAAAATGGTCGCTAAACCATCGTACAATCATCCTTTCGTTAACGGTAGTATTGCTTTTTGTTTCTGTATTTGGATTGTTTCGGGTGGGTACTGAATTTTTACCAGCAACCGATGAAGGATTTGTCTCCATTTCAGTGAAGCTTGAAAATGGCTCTTCTTTTACTGCAACGGACGAGGTCGTAAATAAAATTGAAGCGCTATTACAAAAAGAAAAAGATGTTGAAGTATACGTCAGCTTTGTAGGTGGGAGTCAAGAGGGTCAGTCGCGGGGTACTTCCAGGTCAAATGTTGCAGAAATATCCGTTAAGCTAAAACCTTTAGCAGAACGGAACCGCTCTATATTCTCATTTGTCGATGAAGTGCAACCAAAAGTAGTGGATGTCGTTGGAGAAAATGTCGATATTAACTTTAATTTACAAAATGCTTCTGGCTCTTCTCCAAATGTAGTTTCTTTCACCGTTTCTTCTGTGGATAAACAAGCATTAACTACTGCAGTGGAAGATTTACAAAGTGACTTGGAGAAGTTAGATGGGGTAGTAAAAGTAAATAATGACTTAATTTCTACAGTAGAAGAAGTACAAATGACTGTAAAACGTGATGCAGCTACAGAATATGGATTAGCTCCGTTTCAAATAGCACAAACGGTGAACAACGTCACTAGAGGTGTGTTTGCATCACAAATTATTTCTGAAAACAATGAAGTATATGGTGTGTACGTTAAATATGACGAGGCTTATCGCAATAGTGTAGAAAAGTTAAAGCAATTGAAACTTCGTACACCCTCTGGACAGT is part of the Psychrobacillus sp. FSL H8-0483 genome and encodes:
- a CDS encoding M42 family metallopeptidase; protein product: MSYTFQAKETVSLLKQLVEIPSPSGYTKEIMDFMERILKELNVSYIRTNKGALIATIKGTDDTKHRLLTAHTDTLGAMVKEVKASGRLKLAMVGGFNWNAVEGEYCTIHTASGKRIRGTILMHQTTVHVYKNASSLPRDEQNIEVRVDEKVTNADGTRELGIEVGDFVSFDPRFEETKTGFIKSRHLDDKASTALLLQLIKAVQENNWTLPHTTHFYISNNEEIGFGGNSNIPEQTVEYIAVDMGAIGDGQTSDEYTVSICAKDSSGPYHYELTRQLVELAKQENIEYQLDIYPFYGSDASAAIRAGFDVKHALFGPGIEASHAYERTHIESLENTAKLLYAYVNSKMV
- a CDS encoding efflux RND transporter permease subunit; this translates as MKISDFSIKRPVFTTVIMFLVIILGGVSFFKIPITLIPDLNPPIAVVVTNYPGASPVEVDEKITKPLESSLSTLQGIKNISSTSQEGANFILLEFDWSTDMDNIQLDVMQRIDNVPIPTGADKPRYLKFDPAQFPVIQLSLRSADTETDIRLIAEQLEKELIGTEGVASVNISGSLVEEVQILLDQEKLQSKGLTQNDIVQLIQANNISLPGDPIETEDKKSLTTRIISTLTSIDDIKNLVVSVNPLDGKKVTIADVATVQLTEQERNSETRANEEPAVLLSVFQESSANTASVSSAFEEALNKQLEKDSFKGVTADILFDQGDYVKLAINNIGSTLISGGLLAMVVLFVFLRGIRSPIIIGVAIPYSVIVTFVLMYFAGFSLNIMTLGALALGIGMLVDNSIVVIENIERHLSLGKNPKEATFTGTKEVIGAITASTLTTIAVFVPVVFLSGLIGQIFTEFALTISFSLIASLVVAITVIPMMASRMLKKPKGNVEAKRRRSKTYNNFERSVKWSLNHRTIILSLTVVLLFVSVFGLFRVGTEFLPATDEGFVSISVKLENGSSFTATDEVVNKIEALLQKEKDVEVYVSFVGGSQEGQSRGTSRSNVAEISVKLKPLAERNRSIFSFVDEVQPKVVDVVGENVDINFNLQNASGSSPNVVSFTVSSVDKQALTTAVEDLQSDLEKLDGVVKVNNDLISTVEEVQMTVKRDAATEYGLAPFQIAQTVNNVTRGVFASQIISENNEVYGVYVKYDEAYRNSVEKLKQLKLRTPSGQFIELQDVANIEIAKGPVAIRSINQASAVAFSIKYESKYSLGEMSDLIDETIQNQGLKENVAISFGGDRELLDNAKNDMILAVLLAVVLVYIVMAAQFESFKYPFVIMFTVPLIVIGIFIGLFTTSTPISISAVIGILILVGIVVNNGIVLVDYINQRKAEGINSYDAITSAVRDRVRPILMTALTTILGLVPLALGIGEGTEINQPMALTVIGGLISSTFLTLYVVPVIYSFFDKETRRKRSSKHSENI
- a CDS encoding ATP-binding protein; translated protein: METFKIYQKKNKLFFTIFTLFTISHLRFFEGESTIYYALIYLVLLATLFFWNSERPVIQYILLSCLNVYILIVNIHSVSVVMTIFFIYPIYIAILYNSILPRIILFFTTLIEICGLIYFNKASYNYIFTLDDFIAFIILLTMLVSTSILNTLFDNKYWSRLSDQNRSMRKKLHSRESYLQLFFDNAKDSIAVFDKDNKIIEVNPAFEELYGWRREEIIGKNVPLVSPQNKLDAEARRKQVLNGASYHFLETKDMKKDGTCFDAQITISPIYDYEGALVALSVISRDISFKKEAENLLLQSEKLKIAGEMAAGVAHEIRNPMTVISGFIQIMNKDPEQPYYQYSMLIEKEIERIDYIISEFLILAKPHARLSKRYNFIKTLDDICMLFQPELNLKGIVLSKEILLEDAYIFGEESQMKQVLINLIKNAIEAITDNGKINIICTSDQKEILTLKIMDNGIGMDMSTAEKVFDPFFTTKVKGTGLGMMISEKIITEHGGNIFIESKEGTGTTVTIQMPHKEKDC
- a CDS encoding peptide chain release factor 3 produces the protein MDIKLQDEILKRRTFAIISHPDAGKTTITEKLLYFGGAIRDAGTVKGKKSGKFATSDWMEIEKQRGISVTSSVMQFDFNNCRINILDTPGHQDFSEDTYRTLMAVDSAVMIVDAAKGIEAQTLKLFKVCRMRGIPIFTFINKLDRQGKEPLELMEELEEVLGIQSYAMNWPIGMGKEFLGIYDRFNGRIEQFRTEESERFLPLNEDGELAVDHSMKQTSYYTQAMEDIMLLNEAGNDFDKEKVLAGDLTPVFFGSALTNFGVQTFLETYLQFAPTPQPRMTENEEEVNPLNEDFSGFIFKIQANMNPAHRDRIAFVRIVSGKFERGMTVTLARTGKTFKVTQSTQFLADDRETVDIAVAGDIIGLYDVGNYQIGDTVVGGKKAFNYEKLPQFTPEMFVKVTAKNVLKSKHFHKGIMQLVQEGAIQYYKTLHTEEVILGAVGQLQFEVFEHRMRNEYNVEVRIEPIGSKVARWIENEEDVKESMTGPRSMLVKDRYDQFVFLFENEFATRWFQDKYEHIKLYNLL